A window of Euwallacea similis isolate ESF13 chromosome 10, ESF131.1, whole genome shotgun sequence contains these coding sequences:
- the LOC136411865 gene encoding glutamate receptor ionotropic, kainate 2-like isoform X2 — MPLGTIPCSLLFCFLLFSLQVLPSCSLPPIVRIGAIFTENQKGGAAEVAFRYAVYKINRDKTLLPHTSLVYDMQYVHINDSFHASKKACSQVRNGVYAVFGPSDPLLGAHIHSICDALDIPHLETRVDLDSDFREFSINLYPAQHLLNKAFEDVMAFLNWTKVAIIYEEDYGLIKLRELVRAPQDSNLEIHLRQADPGSYRMILKEIKSKEIQNIVIDTKPSNMQEFLKGILQLQMNDYKYHYFFTTFDIETFDLEDFKYNFVNMTAFRVVDIDQLFVKEVLRDMARFQANQELSPVNSSFIQAEAALMYDSVYAFAIGLQTLEQSHSLKMSNVSCDREQPWDGGLSLINYINSVEFKGLSGPIEFKEGKRIRFKLDLLKLKQHALVKVGEWHPGMDVNITDRNAFFDHGSMNVTLVVTTILETPYVMMHAGKNHTGNGRFYGFCIDILQRVSQEVGFDYLLDLVPDRKYGACDPKTGAWNGMVRELMLHEQPYVMLKPFSPHSHNQDLYEGFCIDLLKELATMVGFEYRIELVPDGKYGAIDLETGEWNGIVRQLMDKKADLAVGSMTINYARESVIDFTKPFMNLGISILFKVPSSPQTRLFSFMNPLAPDIWMYALSAYVLVSITMFVVARFSPYEWQSPHPCDFENEQLKNQFSLPNSFWFTIGTLMQQGSDLNPKATSTRIVGGIWWFFTLIIISSYTANLAAFLTVERMITPIENAEDLASQTEIPYGTLESGSTMTFFRDSMIETYKKMWRFMENRKPSVFVPTYEEGIKKVLEGNYAFLMESTMLDYVVQRDCNLTQIGGLLDSKGYGIATPMGSPWRDKISLAILELQEKGEIQMLYDKWWKNTGETCTRNDKGKESKANSLGVDNIGGVFVVLLCGLAFAVLIAIMEFCYNSKRNAIAERRSPITPHQSICSEMGGELCFALQCRGSRQRPALRRQCSKCLSGVTYVPSPLDIPPHPLQPPAMRRNVPSNGLSPRTCPTHIQFKEDQPPFHNIDPSRQD; from the exons ATGCCACTGGGCACAATTCCATGCAGCCTCCTCTTCTGCTTCCTCCTCTTCTCTCTACAAGTCCTCCCCTCCTGCTCTTTACCTCCGATAGTCCGGATCG GAGCGATTTTCACAGAGAATCAAAAGGGCGGGGCCGCCGAAGTGGCTTTCCGGTATGCGGTCTACAAAATTAATCGGGACAAGACATTATTGCCTCATACTTCCCTCGTTTACGACATGCAGTATGTCCACATAAACGACAGTTTCCATGCCAGTAAAAAGG CCTGCAGCCAGGTGCGCAATGGGGTCTACGCAGTTTTCGGTCCTTCGGACCCCCTTTTAGGGGCCCACATTCACTCCATTTGCGACGCCTTGGACATACCCCATTTGGAGACCCGGGTGGACTTGGATAGTGACTTCAGAGAGTTTTCGATTAATCTCTATCCGGCACAGCATTTGCTCAACAAGGCTTTCGAAGACGTCATGGCCTTTCTCAATTGGACCAAAGTTGCCATCATCTATGAGGAAGATTATG GGCTGATTAAGCTGCGGGAGCTGGTCAGGGCCCCTCAAGACTCGAACTTGGAAATTCACCTCAGACAGGCCGACCCTGGATCCTATAGAATGATCCTCAAGGAAATCAAAAGCAAGGAGATCCAGAATATTGTGATTGACACCAAACCCTCGAACATGCAAGAATTCCTCAAGGGG ATTTTGCAGCTGCAAATGAACGACTACAAGTACCACTACTTCTTCACGACCTTTGATATCGAAACCTTCGACTTGGAGGACTTCAAGTACAACTTTGTCAACATGACCGCCTTCAGGGTGGTGGACATTGACCAACTCTTCGTCAAAGAGGTGTTGCGGGACATGGCCCGCTTCCAGGCCAATCAGGAGCTTTCACCGGTTAACAGCAGCTTTATACAG GCGGAGGCAGCCTTAATGTACGACTCGGTCTACGCCTTCGCCATAGGGCTCCAGACCTTGGAACAATCCCACAGCCTTAAGATGTCGAACGTGTCTTGCGACAGGGAGCAGCCGTGGGATGGGGGCTTAAGCCtgataaattatattaattcc gttGAATTCAAGGGTCTCAGTGGTCCCATAGAGTTCAAAGAAGGTAAAAGAATCCGCTTCAAGCTGGACCTGCTGAAACTCAAGCAACACGCCTTGGTCAAAGTGGGAGAGTGGCACCCGGGGATGGACGTCAACATCACTGACCGCAACGCCTTTTTCGACCACGGCTCCATGAACGTGACGCTCGTGGTCACCACCATCCTG GAAACCCCGTACGTAATGATGCATGCGGGCAAAAACCACACGGGCAACGGAAGATTCTATGGGTTCTGCATCGATATCCTGCAGAGAGTGTCCCAGGAGGTCGGGTTCGACTATCTCCTAGATTTGGTGCCGGATCGGAAATATGGTGCATGCGACCCTAAGACTGGGGCTTGGAATGGCATGGTGCGCGAGCTTATGTTGCAT GAACAACCCTACGTAATGCTAAAGCCCTTCTCCCCGCATTCGCACAACCAGGACCTCTATGAGGGCTTCTGTATTGACCTCCTCAAAGAGCTGGCAACCATGGTGGGGTTTGAGTACCGCATTGAACTGGTACCAGATGGAAAGTATGGCGCCATCGATTTGGAGACCGGAGAGTGGAATGGTATCGTTAGGCAGCTCATGGATAAG AAAGCCGATTTGGCCGTGGGGTCGATGACGATCAACTACGCCCGGGAGAGTGTCATTGATTTCACTAAACCGTTTATGAATCTAGGCATCAGCATCTTGTTCAAG GTACCATCGAGCCCCCAAACGCGCCTCTTCTCCTTCATGAACCCGCTGGCACCGGATATCTGGATGTACGCCCTATCCGCCTATGTTTTGGTGTCCATCACCATGTTTGTGGTGGCCAGATTCTCCCCTTATGAATGGCAAAGCCCGCACCCCTGCGACTTCGAAAACGAGCAGCTCAAGAACCAGTTTTCCCTGCCCAACTCCTTTTGGTTCACCATCGGGACCCTCATGCAGCAGGGCTCTGACCTCAATCCCAAG GCAACCTCGACTCGAATCGTGGGAGGTATTTGGTGGTTCTTCACCCTCATCATCATCTCCTCCTACACGGCCAACTTGGCTGCCTTCCTCACTGTGGAAAGAATGATCACACCAATTGAGAATGCTGAGGACTTGGCAAGCCAAACTGAAATCCCTTATGGAACCTTGGAGAGTGGTTCAACAATGACCTTTTTTAGG GATTCGATGATTGAAACCTACAAGAAGATGTGGAGGTTCATGGAAAACCGCAAACCTTCAGTTTTCGTGCCCACCTATGAGGAGGGCATTAAGAAGGTTTTGGAAGGCAACTACGCTTTTCTTATGGAGTCCACGATGCTGGACTATGTGGTCCAAAGAGACTGTAATTTGACTCAGATTGGAGGACTTCTGGACTCTAAAGGATATGGCATTGCCACCCCAATGGGGAGCCCTTGGAGGGATAAAATATCTCTAGCAATTTTAGAGCTGCAGGAAAAGGGGGAGATTCAGATGCTCTATGACAAATG GTGGAAGAACACTGGGGAGACGTGCACCAGAAACGACAAAGGAAAAGAGTCTAAAGCGAATAGCTTGGGGGTGGATAACATTGGCGGAGTCTTCGTGGTACTCCTATGCGGCCTCGCCTTCGCCGTCCTCATTGCCATTATGGAATTCTGCTACAACTCCAAGAGGAATGCCATTGCTGAGAGG AGATCTCCAATCACTCCGCATCAATCCATCTGCTCAGAAATGGGAGGAGAGCTCTGCTTTGCTCTACAATGCAGAGGATCCAGGCAGAGGCCAGCTTTAAGGAGACAATGCTCCAAGTGCCTCTCAG GGGTGACCTACGTACCCTCTCCTCTAGATATTCCTCCCCATCCGCTACAACCTCCAGCAATGAGGAGGAACGTACCTTCGAACGGTTTAAGTCCTAGGACTTGTCCCACCCACATACAGTTT AAAGAGGACCAGCCTCCCTTCCATAATATCGATCCAAGCAGGCAAGATTAG
- the LOC136411865 gene encoding glutamate receptor ionotropic, kainate 2-like isoform X3: protein MPLGTIPCSLLFCFLLFSLQVLPSCSLPPIVRIGAIFTENQKGGAAEVAFRYAVYKINRDKTLLPHTSLVYDMQYVHINDSFHASKKACSQVRNGVYAVFGPSDPLLGAHIHSICDALDIPHLETRVDLDSDFREFSINLYPAQHLLNKAFEDVMAFLNWTKVAIIYEEDYGLIKLRELVRAPQDSNLEIHLRQADPGSYRMILKEIKSKEIQNIVIDTKPSNMQEFLKGILQLQMNDYKYHYFFTTFDIETFDLEDFKYNFVNMTAFRVVDIDQLFVKEVLRDMARFQANQELSPVNSSFIQAEAALMYDSVYAFAIGLQTLEQSHSLKMSNVSCDREQPWDGGLSLINYINSVEFKGLSGPIEFKEGKRIRFKLDLLKLKQHALVKVGEWHPGMDVNITDRNAFFDHGSMNVTLVVTTILEQPYVMLKPFSPHSHNQDLYEGFCIDLLKELATMVGFEYRIELVPDGKYGAIDLETGEWNGIVRQLMDKKADLAVGSMTINYARESVIDFTKPFMNLGISILFKVPTDKESAFFTFLDPLGVKIWLSTLGAFFMAGCTMYLLAKFTPYEWVRPHPGKVPWNYQKPPKQLVNLMNMSNAFWFVTGTLLRQGTGVSPQATSTRIVGGIWWFFTLIIISSYTANLAAFLTVERMITPIENAEDLASQTEIPYGTLESGSTMTFFRDSMIETYKKMWRFMENRKPSVFVPTYEEGIKKVLEGNYAFLMESTMLDYVVQRDCNLTQIGGLLDSKGYGIATPMGSPWRDKISLAILELQEKGEIQMLYDKWWKNTGETCTRNDKGKESKANSLGVDNIGGVFVVLLCGLAFAVLIAIMEFCYNSKRNAIAERRSPITPHQSICSEMGGELCFALQCRGSRQRPALRRQCSKCLSGVTYVPSPLDIPPHPLQPPAMRRNVPSNGLSPRTCPTHIQFKEDQPPFHNIDPSRQD, encoded by the exons ATGCCACTGGGCACAATTCCATGCAGCCTCCTCTTCTGCTTCCTCCTCTTCTCTCTACAAGTCCTCCCCTCCTGCTCTTTACCTCCGATAGTCCGGATCG GAGCGATTTTCACAGAGAATCAAAAGGGCGGGGCCGCCGAAGTGGCTTTCCGGTATGCGGTCTACAAAATTAATCGGGACAAGACATTATTGCCTCATACTTCCCTCGTTTACGACATGCAGTATGTCCACATAAACGACAGTTTCCATGCCAGTAAAAAGG CCTGCAGCCAGGTGCGCAATGGGGTCTACGCAGTTTTCGGTCCTTCGGACCCCCTTTTAGGGGCCCACATTCACTCCATTTGCGACGCCTTGGACATACCCCATTTGGAGACCCGGGTGGACTTGGATAGTGACTTCAGAGAGTTTTCGATTAATCTCTATCCGGCACAGCATTTGCTCAACAAGGCTTTCGAAGACGTCATGGCCTTTCTCAATTGGACCAAAGTTGCCATCATCTATGAGGAAGATTATG GGCTGATTAAGCTGCGGGAGCTGGTCAGGGCCCCTCAAGACTCGAACTTGGAAATTCACCTCAGACAGGCCGACCCTGGATCCTATAGAATGATCCTCAAGGAAATCAAAAGCAAGGAGATCCAGAATATTGTGATTGACACCAAACCCTCGAACATGCAAGAATTCCTCAAGGGG ATTTTGCAGCTGCAAATGAACGACTACAAGTACCACTACTTCTTCACGACCTTTGATATCGAAACCTTCGACTTGGAGGACTTCAAGTACAACTTTGTCAACATGACCGCCTTCAGGGTGGTGGACATTGACCAACTCTTCGTCAAAGAGGTGTTGCGGGACATGGCCCGCTTCCAGGCCAATCAGGAGCTTTCACCGGTTAACAGCAGCTTTATACAG GCGGAGGCAGCCTTAATGTACGACTCGGTCTACGCCTTCGCCATAGGGCTCCAGACCTTGGAACAATCCCACAGCCTTAAGATGTCGAACGTGTCTTGCGACAGGGAGCAGCCGTGGGATGGGGGCTTAAGCCtgataaattatattaattcc gttGAATTCAAGGGTCTCAGTGGTCCCATAGAGTTCAAAGAAGGTAAAAGAATCCGCTTCAAGCTGGACCTGCTGAAACTCAAGCAACACGCCTTGGTCAAAGTGGGAGAGTGGCACCCGGGGATGGACGTCAACATCACTGACCGCAACGCCTTTTTCGACCACGGCTCCATGAACGTGACGCTCGTGGTCACCACCATCCTG GAACAACCCTACGTAATGCTAAAGCCCTTCTCCCCGCATTCGCACAACCAGGACCTCTATGAGGGCTTCTGTATTGACCTCCTCAAAGAGCTGGCAACCATGGTGGGGTTTGAGTACCGCATTGAACTGGTACCAGATGGAAAGTATGGCGCCATCGATTTGGAGACCGGAGAGTGGAATGGTATCGTTAGGCAGCTCATGGATAAG AAAGCCGATTTGGCCGTGGGGTCGATGACGATCAACTACGCCCGGGAGAGTGTCATTGATTTCACTAAACCGTTTATGAATCTAGGCATCAGCATCTTGTTCAAG GTTCCGACAGACAAAGAGTCGGCATTCTTCACCTTCTTAGACCCCCTGGGGGTGAAAATCTGGCTGTCCACCCTAGGAGCCTTCTTCATGGCCGGCTGCACCATGTATCTGCTGGCCAAGTTTACTCCCTACGAGTGGGTGCGTCCGCACCCTGGGAAGGTGCCCTGGAACTACCAGAAGCCCCCCAAGCAGCTAGTGAATCTCATGAACATGTCCAATGCCTTTTGGTTCGTTACTGGTACCCTTTTGAGGCAAGGCACTGGAGTTTCTCCTCAG GCAACCTCGACTCGAATCGTGGGAGGTATTTGGTGGTTCTTCACCCTCATCATCATCTCCTCCTACACGGCCAACTTGGCTGCCTTCCTCACTGTGGAAAGAATGATCACACCAATTGAGAATGCTGAGGACTTGGCAAGCCAAACTGAAATCCCTTATGGAACCTTGGAGAGTGGTTCAACAATGACCTTTTTTAGG GATTCGATGATTGAAACCTACAAGAAGATGTGGAGGTTCATGGAAAACCGCAAACCTTCAGTTTTCGTGCCCACCTATGAGGAGGGCATTAAGAAGGTTTTGGAAGGCAACTACGCTTTTCTTATGGAGTCCACGATGCTGGACTATGTGGTCCAAAGAGACTGTAATTTGACTCAGATTGGAGGACTTCTGGACTCTAAAGGATATGGCATTGCCACCCCAATGGGGAGCCCTTGGAGGGATAAAATATCTCTAGCAATTTTAGAGCTGCAGGAAAAGGGGGAGATTCAGATGCTCTATGACAAATG GTGGAAGAACACTGGGGAGACGTGCACCAGAAACGACAAAGGAAAAGAGTCTAAAGCGAATAGCTTGGGGGTGGATAACATTGGCGGAGTCTTCGTGGTACTCCTATGCGGCCTCGCCTTCGCCGTCCTCATTGCCATTATGGAATTCTGCTACAACTCCAAGAGGAATGCCATTGCTGAGAGG AGATCTCCAATCACTCCGCATCAATCCATCTGCTCAGAAATGGGAGGAGAGCTCTGCTTTGCTCTACAATGCAGAGGATCCAGGCAGAGGCCAGCTTTAAGGAGACAATGCTCCAAGTGCCTCTCAG GGGTGACCTACGTACCCTCTCCTCTAGATATTCCTCCCCATCCGCTACAACCTCCAGCAATGAGGAGGAACGTACCTTCGAACGGTTTAAGTCCTAGGACTTGTCCCACCCACATACAGTTT AAAGAGGACCAGCCTCCCTTCCATAATATCGATCCAAGCAGGCAAGATTAG
- the LOC136411865 gene encoding glutamate receptor ionotropic, kainate 2-like isoform X5 produces MPLGTIPCSLLFCFLLFSLQVLPSCSLPPIVRIGAIFTENQKGGAAEVAFRYAVYKINRDKTLLPHTSLVYDMQYVHINDSFHASKKACSQVRNGVYAVFGPSDPLLGAHIHSICDALDIPHLETRVDLDSDFREFSINLYPAQHLLNKAFEDVMAFLNWTKVAIIYEEDYGLIKLRELVRAPQDSNLEIHLRQADPGSYRMILKEIKSKEIQNIVIDTKPSNMQEFLKGILQLQMNDYKYHYFFTTFDIETFDLEDFKYNFVNMTAFRVVDIDQLFVKEVLRDMARFQANQELSPVNSSFIQAEAALMYDSVYAFAIGLQTLEQSHSLKMSNVSCDREQPWDGGLSLINYINSVEFKGLSGPIEFKEGKRIRFKLDLLKLKQHALVKVGEWHPGMDVNITDRNAFFDHGSMNVTLVVTTILEQPYVMLKPFSPHSHNQDLYEGFCIDLLKELATMVGFEYRIELVPDGKYGAIDLETGEWNGIVRQLMDKKADLAVGSMTINYARESVIDFTKPFMNLGISILFKVPSSPQTRLFSFMNPLAPDIWMYALSAYVLVSITMFVVARFSPYEWQSPHPCDFENEQLKNQFSLPNSFWFTIGTLMQQGSDLNPKATSTRIVGGIWWFFTLIIISSYTANLAAFLTVERMITPIENAEDLASQTEIPYGTLESGSTMTFFRDSMIETYKKMWRFMENRKPSVFVPTYEEGIKKVLEGNYAFLMESTMLDYVVQRDCNLTQIGGLLDSKGYGIATPMGSPWRDKISLAILELQEKGEIQMLYDKWWKNTGETCTRNDKGKESKANSLGVDNIGGVFVVLLCGLAFAVLIAIMEFCYNSKRNAIAERRSPITPHQSICSEMGGELCFALQCRGSRQRPALRRQCSKCLSGVTYVPSPLDIPPHPLQPPAMRRNVPSNGLSPRTCPTHIQFKEDQPPFHNIDPSRQD; encoded by the exons ATGCCACTGGGCACAATTCCATGCAGCCTCCTCTTCTGCTTCCTCCTCTTCTCTCTACAAGTCCTCCCCTCCTGCTCTTTACCTCCGATAGTCCGGATCG GAGCGATTTTCACAGAGAATCAAAAGGGCGGGGCCGCCGAAGTGGCTTTCCGGTATGCGGTCTACAAAATTAATCGGGACAAGACATTATTGCCTCATACTTCCCTCGTTTACGACATGCAGTATGTCCACATAAACGACAGTTTCCATGCCAGTAAAAAGG CCTGCAGCCAGGTGCGCAATGGGGTCTACGCAGTTTTCGGTCCTTCGGACCCCCTTTTAGGGGCCCACATTCACTCCATTTGCGACGCCTTGGACATACCCCATTTGGAGACCCGGGTGGACTTGGATAGTGACTTCAGAGAGTTTTCGATTAATCTCTATCCGGCACAGCATTTGCTCAACAAGGCTTTCGAAGACGTCATGGCCTTTCTCAATTGGACCAAAGTTGCCATCATCTATGAGGAAGATTATG GGCTGATTAAGCTGCGGGAGCTGGTCAGGGCCCCTCAAGACTCGAACTTGGAAATTCACCTCAGACAGGCCGACCCTGGATCCTATAGAATGATCCTCAAGGAAATCAAAAGCAAGGAGATCCAGAATATTGTGATTGACACCAAACCCTCGAACATGCAAGAATTCCTCAAGGGG ATTTTGCAGCTGCAAATGAACGACTACAAGTACCACTACTTCTTCACGACCTTTGATATCGAAACCTTCGACTTGGAGGACTTCAAGTACAACTTTGTCAACATGACCGCCTTCAGGGTGGTGGACATTGACCAACTCTTCGTCAAAGAGGTGTTGCGGGACATGGCCCGCTTCCAGGCCAATCAGGAGCTTTCACCGGTTAACAGCAGCTTTATACAG GCGGAGGCAGCCTTAATGTACGACTCGGTCTACGCCTTCGCCATAGGGCTCCAGACCTTGGAACAATCCCACAGCCTTAAGATGTCGAACGTGTCTTGCGACAGGGAGCAGCCGTGGGATGGGGGCTTAAGCCtgataaattatattaattcc gttGAATTCAAGGGTCTCAGTGGTCCCATAGAGTTCAAAGAAGGTAAAAGAATCCGCTTCAAGCTGGACCTGCTGAAACTCAAGCAACACGCCTTGGTCAAAGTGGGAGAGTGGCACCCGGGGATGGACGTCAACATCACTGACCGCAACGCCTTTTTCGACCACGGCTCCATGAACGTGACGCTCGTGGTCACCACCATCCTG GAACAACCCTACGTAATGCTAAAGCCCTTCTCCCCGCATTCGCACAACCAGGACCTCTATGAGGGCTTCTGTATTGACCTCCTCAAAGAGCTGGCAACCATGGTGGGGTTTGAGTACCGCATTGAACTGGTACCAGATGGAAAGTATGGCGCCATCGATTTGGAGACCGGAGAGTGGAATGGTATCGTTAGGCAGCTCATGGATAAG AAAGCCGATTTGGCCGTGGGGTCGATGACGATCAACTACGCCCGGGAGAGTGTCATTGATTTCACTAAACCGTTTATGAATCTAGGCATCAGCATCTTGTTCAAG GTACCATCGAGCCCCCAAACGCGCCTCTTCTCCTTCATGAACCCGCTGGCACCGGATATCTGGATGTACGCCCTATCCGCCTATGTTTTGGTGTCCATCACCATGTTTGTGGTGGCCAGATTCTCCCCTTATGAATGGCAAAGCCCGCACCCCTGCGACTTCGAAAACGAGCAGCTCAAGAACCAGTTTTCCCTGCCCAACTCCTTTTGGTTCACCATCGGGACCCTCATGCAGCAGGGCTCTGACCTCAATCCCAAG GCAACCTCGACTCGAATCGTGGGAGGTATTTGGTGGTTCTTCACCCTCATCATCATCTCCTCCTACACGGCCAACTTGGCTGCCTTCCTCACTGTGGAAAGAATGATCACACCAATTGAGAATGCTGAGGACTTGGCAAGCCAAACTGAAATCCCTTATGGAACCTTGGAGAGTGGTTCAACAATGACCTTTTTTAGG GATTCGATGATTGAAACCTACAAGAAGATGTGGAGGTTCATGGAAAACCGCAAACCTTCAGTTTTCGTGCCCACCTATGAGGAGGGCATTAAGAAGGTTTTGGAAGGCAACTACGCTTTTCTTATGGAGTCCACGATGCTGGACTATGTGGTCCAAAGAGACTGTAATTTGACTCAGATTGGAGGACTTCTGGACTCTAAAGGATATGGCATTGCCACCCCAATGGGGAGCCCTTGGAGGGATAAAATATCTCTAGCAATTTTAGAGCTGCAGGAAAAGGGGGAGATTCAGATGCTCTATGACAAATG GTGGAAGAACACTGGGGAGACGTGCACCAGAAACGACAAAGGAAAAGAGTCTAAAGCGAATAGCTTGGGGGTGGATAACATTGGCGGAGTCTTCGTGGTACTCCTATGCGGCCTCGCCTTCGCCGTCCTCATTGCCATTATGGAATTCTGCTACAACTCCAAGAGGAATGCCATTGCTGAGAGG AGATCTCCAATCACTCCGCATCAATCCATCTGCTCAGAAATGGGAGGAGAGCTCTGCTTTGCTCTACAATGCAGAGGATCCAGGCAGAGGCCAGCTTTAAGGAGACAATGCTCCAAGTGCCTCTCAG GGGTGACCTACGTACCCTCTCCTCTAGATATTCCTCCCCATCCGCTACAACCTCCAGCAATGAGGAGGAACGTACCTTCGAACGGTTTAAGTCCTAGGACTTGTCCCACCCACATACAGTTT AAAGAGGACCAGCCTCCCTTCCATAATATCGATCCAAGCAGGCAAGATTAG